Proteins found in one Polyangiaceae bacterium genomic segment:
- a CDS encoding glycoside hydrolase family 15 protein, protein MQGYQPIENYGVIGDLHTVALVGMDGSIDFMCFPEFDSPTVFGALLDREKGGRFQLAPVLEGAKQKQMYLPDTNILLSRFLSHEGVAEVSDFMPVEEVGWAHNLVRRAKTVRGEVAFRMVCEPRFDYGRASHKVETREGEVIFASEGPDKTVLRLRTPVPVRIENGAAIAEFKLRSGETSPWVLEEVVPGEPSPSALPDYVAEAFKMTTSFWRNWIGRSQYKGRWREMVNRSALVLKLMTSQKYGSLVAAPTFGLPEEIGGVRNWDYRYTWIRDASFTLYALLRLGFTDEAAQFMGWLEERTGELSDGGALQIMYGLDGRRHLVEESLSHLEGYRGSAPVRIGNGAYDQLQLDIYGELMDSIYLYDKYGDPIHYDAWKDVTRLVNWVCENWNQPDEGVWEVRGGRQHFLYSRLMCWVALDRAMRLAQKRSLPSPFDRWLAARDRIHQQIHEEFFDAELGAFVQYLGSKTLDAATLAMPLMRFVSPSDPRWLSTMRAIRRDLVEDSLVYRYRVGEAASDGLHGEEGTFSICSFWYVECLSRGGNLPKARFYFEKMLGYANHVGLYAEQLGASGEHLGNFPQAFTHLALISAAFDLDRRLSRAGHEA, encoded by the coding sequence ATGCAGGGTTACCAGCCGATCGAGAACTACGGGGTGATCGGGGATCTGCACACCGTGGCCCTGGTGGGCATGGACGGGTCGATCGACTTCATGTGCTTTCCGGAGTTCGACTCCCCCACCGTGTTTGGAGCGCTGTTGGACCGCGAAAAGGGCGGTCGCTTTCAGCTCGCTCCGGTGCTCGAGGGCGCCAAGCAGAAGCAGATGTACCTGCCGGACACGAACATCCTGCTCTCTCGCTTTCTCTCCCACGAGGGCGTCGCGGAGGTGAGCGACTTCATGCCCGTGGAGGAAGTGGGCTGGGCGCACAACCTGGTTCGCCGCGCGAAGACCGTTCGCGGAGAGGTTGCCTTTCGCATGGTCTGCGAGCCTCGATTCGACTACGGACGCGCGTCGCACAAGGTCGAAACCCGCGAGGGCGAGGTGATATTCGCGTCCGAAGGTCCGGACAAGACCGTGCTCCGATTGCGAACGCCCGTTCCGGTGCGGATCGAGAACGGCGCCGCCATTGCGGAGTTCAAGCTCCGCAGCGGGGAGACGTCGCCGTGGGTCCTGGAAGAGGTCGTCCCCGGTGAGCCCTCACCTTCTGCGCTCCCGGACTACGTGGCCGAAGCCTTCAAGATGACCACCAGCTTCTGGCGAAACTGGATCGGGCGCTCTCAGTACAAGGGGCGCTGGCGCGAGATGGTGAATCGCTCTGCCTTGGTGCTCAAGCTGATGACGTCGCAGAAGTACGGCTCGTTGGTCGCCGCGCCCACCTTCGGGCTGCCGGAAGAGATCGGGGGCGTGCGCAATTGGGACTACCGCTACACTTGGATCCGCGACGCCTCGTTCACGTTGTATGCCCTCCTGCGCCTGGGTTTCACCGACGAAGCCGCGCAGTTCATGGGCTGGCTGGAGGAGCGAACCGGAGAGCTCAGCGACGGGGGCGCGCTGCAGATCATGTACGGTCTCGATGGCCGCCGGCACCTGGTGGAAGAGAGCCTCTCCCATCTCGAGGGGTACAGGGGTTCCGCGCCGGTGCGTATCGGCAACGGAGCCTACGATCAGCTCCAGCTCGACATCTACGGCGAGCTGATGGACTCCATCTACCTGTACGACAAGTACGGCGACCCGATTCACTACGACGCATGGAAGGACGTCACGCGCCTCGTGAACTGGGTGTGCGAGAACTGGAACCAACCGGACGAGGGCGTGTGGGAGGTGCGCGGAGGCCGCCAGCACTTCCTGTATTCACGGCTGATGTGCTGGGTGGCGCTCGACCGCGCGATGCGGCTGGCCCAGAAGCGATCCTTGCCGTCGCCCTTCGATCGCTGGCTCGCCGCGCGAGATCGCATCCACCAACAGATCCACGAAGAGTTCTTCGACGCGGAGCTCGGCGCGTTCGTGCAGTACCTGGGGAGCAAGACGCTGGACGCCGCCACGTTGGCGATGCCTTTGATGCGCTTCGTGAGCCCCTCGGATCCGCGCTGGCTCAGCACCATGCGCGCCATCCGGCGAGATCTGGTGGAGGACTCGTTGGTGTACCGCTACCGCGTGGGCGAAGCGGCCTCCGACGGCCTCCACGGCGAGGAGGGCACGTTCTCGATCTGCAGCTTCTGGTACGTGGAGTGCCTCTCCCGCGGGGGCAACCTGCCGAAGGCGCGCTTCTACTTCGAGAAGATGCTCGGATACGCGAACCACGTCGGCCTGTACGCGGAACAGCTGGGGGCCTCGGGTGAGCACCTCGGAAACTTCCCGCAGGCGTTCACGCACTTGGCGCTGATCAGCGCGGCGTTCGACTTGGACCGACGCTTGAGTCGCGCCGGCCACGAAGCCTGA
- the gndA gene encoding NADP-dependent phosphogluconate dehydrogenase, producing MADKAAFGMIGLGVMGKNLSLNISDHGYSMAVWNLEKDMMMKAVAGTALRPNDTLKDLVANLEKPRRIILLIKAGKPVDSVLDQLEPLLEPGDIVIDGGNSWYQDTQRREQRMAAKNINFFGMGVSGGEDGARHGPSMMPGGKREAYEHVRPMLEAIAAKTDSGPCVTYVGPDGAGHFVKMVHNGIEYADMQCIAEAYHVLREIAAMQPPALAEVFTDYNQGPLESFLIEITAKIFGVKDPESGGWLVDHVLDRAGQKGTGRWTAQIALELGVAIPSIAAAIDARVLSSMKEERVRASKVLRGAAGQTTVEEKKKLVKDVHDALLCSKICAYAQGMALIAEGSRHNEWGVDLREMARIWKGGCIIRARFLDTIMKAYERNPKLDNLLLDETIYEQIQSGQSAWRRIVGLAQSHGIPVPAMSASLAYYDSYRAARLPQNLTQAQRDAFGSHTYQRDSDPEGPFVHTDWL from the coding sequence ATGGCAGACAAGGCAGCGTTCGGAATGATCGGTCTCGGGGTGATGGGAAAGAACCTGTCCCTCAACATCTCGGACCACGGCTACTCCATGGCCGTCTGGAATCTCGAGAAGGACATGATGATGAAGGCGGTGGCAGGCACCGCCCTTCGCCCCAACGACACCCTGAAGGATCTGGTGGCGAACCTCGAGAAGCCCCGCCGCATCATCTTGCTGATCAAGGCCGGAAAGCCCGTGGATTCAGTGCTCGATCAGCTCGAGCCACTGCTCGAGCCGGGAGACATCGTGATCGACGGGGGCAACTCCTGGTACCAGGACACCCAGCGCCGCGAGCAGCGCATGGCCGCCAAGAACATCAACTTCTTCGGCATGGGCGTGTCCGGAGGTGAAGACGGCGCGCGCCACGGCCCCAGCATGATGCCGGGCGGCAAGCGCGAGGCCTACGAGCACGTCCGCCCGATGCTGGAGGCCATCGCCGCCAAGACGGACTCGGGCCCCTGTGTCACCTACGTGGGTCCGGATGGGGCCGGCCATTTCGTGAAGATGGTGCACAACGGCATCGAGTACGCCGACATGCAGTGCATCGCCGAGGCGTACCACGTGCTGCGCGAGATCGCGGCCATGCAGCCCCCGGCTCTCGCGGAGGTGTTCACCGATTACAACCAGGGACCGCTGGAGTCGTTCCTGATCGAGATCACCGCCAAGATTTTCGGCGTGAAGGATCCCGAGTCAGGGGGCTGGCTGGTCGACCACGTGTTGGATCGTGCAGGTCAGAAGGGCACCGGTCGTTGGACGGCACAGATCGCGCTGGAGCTGGGCGTGGCAATTCCGTCCATCGCCGCCGCGATCGACGCCCGCGTGCTGTCCAGCATGAAGGAGGAGCGTGTGCGTGCCAGCAAGGTGCTCCGGGGCGCCGCCGGTCAGACCACGGTGGAAGAGAAGAAGAAGCTCGTGAAGGACGTCCACGACGCCCTGTTGTGCTCCAAGATCTGCGCCTACGCCCAGGGCATGGCGCTCATCGCCGAGGGCTCCCGCCACAACGAATGGGGCGTAGATCTGCGAGAAATGGCCCGTATTTGGAAGGGCGGCTGCATCATCCGGGCGCGCTTCTTGGACACCATCATGAAGGCCTACGAGCGAAACCCGAAGCTCGACAACCTGCTCTTGGACGAAACCATCTACGAGCAGATCCAGAGCGGTCAATCCGCCTGGCGGCGCATCGTTGGCCTGGCCCAGAGCCACGGCATCCCCGTCCCAGCCATGAGCGCGAGTCTCGCCTACTACGACAGCTACCGCGCGGCGCGCCTACCGCAGAACCTCACGCAGGCTCAGCGCGACGCCTTCGGGTCCCACACCTACCAACGGGACAGCGATCCCGAGGGCCCCTTCGTTCACACGGACTGGCTTTGA
- a CDS encoding AraC family transcriptional regulator — MRKTATTHGILNPSEGAQHFTLTRHAPSAALSPFVERYWIVRWDLEGRPPFVQETLPHPCVNLAFEAGRSAVHGVGTAKFRARLEGKGHVIGTKFRPGGFFPFYGHDVSELTDRVVALSEVFDVDGLALEGEVLAAEDDASAIAVVERFLMKREPEPDAIVDLVARITEVALENRAITRVEQLSEQTRVPVRKLQRLFRKYVGASAKWVIRRYRVHEAAERVAHGTTQDWAALALELGYTDQSHFIADFKSQVGHSPAAYAELCRGGA; from the coding sequence ATGCGCAAGACCGCGACAACACACGGCATTTTGAACCCCTCCGAGGGGGCACAGCACTTCACGCTGACGCGTCACGCACCCTCGGCTGCCCTGTCGCCCTTCGTGGAACGTTACTGGATCGTGCGCTGGGACCTCGAAGGTCGCCCGCCCTTCGTGCAGGAAACACTGCCCCACCCCTGCGTGAACCTGGCCTTCGAAGCGGGACGCTCGGCGGTGCACGGCGTGGGGACGGCGAAGTTTCGCGCGCGGCTCGAGGGCAAGGGTCACGTGATCGGCACCAAGTTCAGACCGGGAGGCTTCTTCCCGTTTTACGGGCACGACGTGTCGGAGCTCACGGATCGGGTCGTAGCGCTCTCCGAGGTGTTCGACGTGGACGGTCTCGCGCTCGAGGGCGAGGTGCTGGCTGCCGAAGACGACGCTTCGGCGATAGCCGTGGTCGAGCGCTTCCTCATGAAACGTGAGCCCGAGCCGGACGCGATCGTCGACCTCGTGGCGCGCATCACGGAGGTGGCTCTCGAGAACCGTGCCATCACCCGCGTGGAGCAGCTGTCGGAGCAGACGCGTGTGCCCGTCCGCAAGCTGCAGCGGCTGTTTCGCAAGTACGTAGGCGCCAGCGCGAAATGGGTGATTCGTCGCTACCGCGTCCACGAAGCCGCGGAGCGCGTCGCCCACGGCACCACTCAAGACTGGGCCGCTCTGGCGCTGGAGCTGGGCTACACGGACCAGTCCCACTTCATCGCGGACTTCAAGTCCCAGGTCGGCCATTCCCCCGCCGCCTACGCGGAGCTCTGCCGCGGCGGCGCCTGA
- a CDS encoding GFA family protein, whose amino-acid sequence MSEAKRYEGSCHCGKVRYQVSTALEQVISCNCSICSRAGWLLTFVPAADFELLSGESDIADYRFHTKKIAHKFCTTCGIRPFAYGKNPDGSDVRAINVRCLDGVDLDALTITKVDGRSF is encoded by the coding sequence ATGAGCGAGGCCAAGCGCTACGAAGGTTCGTGTCACTGCGGCAAAGTCCGCTACCAGGTCAGCACCGCGCTCGAGCAGGTGATCTCTTGCAACTGCTCGATCTGCTCACGAGCCGGCTGGCTCCTGACGTTCGTTCCCGCCGCGGACTTCGAGCTCCTGTCCGGGGAGAGCGACATCGCCGACTACCGTTTCCACACCAAGAAGATCGCGCACAAGTTCTGCACGACGTGCGGCATCCGTCCCTTCGCCTACGGCAAGAATCCCGATGGCAGCGACGTGCGCGCGATCAACGTCCGCTGCCTGGACGGCGTGGACCTGGACGCGCTCACGATCACGAAGGTGGATGGACGCAGCTTCTGA
- the zwf gene encoding glucose-6-phosphate dehydrogenase: MGSVETLEPSVFVIFGGTGDLSRRKLLPALARHFEHGTLAGKCAVVGVSPDTSVNDESYRDLALKALSDAGLDKSAIDQLNENLYFQTIGKGTKDDYAALASRLNDIRKKHDLPQNYAFYLALPPGAVAGVVEGLDGAGLSKPEGWSRLVVEKPFGRDLASAKALNDKLHQHFREEQIYRIDHYLGKETVQNLLVFRFANAIFESLWNRERVHSVEIRVAEDLGVGTRAGYYDKSGATRDMIQNHLTQLLTLVAMEVPTSFEADAIRHEKIKVLKSIAPIDCDRVVRGQYAGGTVDNRKVPGYREEAGVADDSQTDTFVGLEILVNTWRWKGVPFYLRTGKRMKKRLTQIIVRFNDVPVSLFRSKGLALDTADILVLTLQPDEGFSLHFDVKEPGEPFRLKRIPLAFRYKDEFHDMPEAYETLLLDVLEGDQTLFVHAEEVEESWRVYTPLVENPPPLHSYPAGTWGPKEAEHLRVPEGDLWR; the protein is encoded by the coding sequence ATGGGCTCAGTCGAAACTCTGGAACCGAGCGTATTCGTGATCTTCGGCGGCACGGGAGATCTGTCTCGCCGCAAGTTGTTGCCGGCGTTGGCTCGACACTTCGAGCATGGGACGTTGGCGGGCAAGTGTGCCGTCGTCGGCGTGTCGCCCGACACGTCGGTGAACGACGAGTCTTACAGAGATCTCGCCCTCAAAGCGCTGAGTGACGCCGGCCTGGACAAGAGCGCCATCGATCAGCTGAACGAGAACCTCTACTTCCAGACCATCGGCAAGGGCACGAAGGACGACTACGCCGCGTTGGCCTCGCGCCTGAACGACATTCGGAAGAAGCACGACCTGCCGCAGAACTACGCGTTCTATCTGGCGCTACCACCGGGGGCCGTTGCAGGCGTGGTCGAAGGCCTCGACGGCGCAGGGCTCTCCAAGCCGGAGGGTTGGTCTCGCCTGGTGGTGGAAAAGCCGTTCGGGCGCGACCTGGCCTCGGCGAAGGCGCTAAACGACAAGCTCCACCAACACTTCCGCGAGGAGCAGATCTATCGAATCGATCACTACTTGGGCAAAGAGACGGTCCAGAACCTGTTGGTGTTCCGCTTCGCAAACGCGATCTTCGAGTCCTTGTGGAACCGTGAGCGGGTGCACAGCGTGGAGATTCGCGTGGCGGAGGACCTCGGGGTGGGGACCCGGGCGGGCTACTACGACAAGAGCGGCGCCACGCGGGACATGATCCAAAACCACCTGACCCAGCTGCTCACGTTGGTGGCGATGGAAGTGCCGACGTCCTTCGAGGCTGACGCCATCCGCCACGAGAAGATCAAGGTCTTGAAGTCCATCGCCCCCATCGACTGCGACCGCGTCGTGCGCGGCCAGTACGCCGGCGGCACCGTGGACAATCGCAAGGTCCCGGGCTACCGCGAGGAGGCCGGCGTCGCCGACGATTCCCAGACCGACACCTTCGTCGGCCTCGAGATCCTGGTGAACACCTGGCGCTGGAAGGGAGTGCCGTTCTATCTCCGCACCGGCAAGCGCATGAAGAAGCGCCTCACGCAGATCATCGTGCGCTTCAACGACGTGCCAGTGAGCCTGTTTCGCTCCAAGGGCTTGGCGCTCGACACCGCCGACATCTTGGTGCTCACCCTGCAGCCGGACGAAGGCTTCAGCCTGCACTTCGACGTGAAGGAACCGGGTGAGCCCTTCCGTCTCAAGCGCATTCCCCTCGCCTTCCGCTACAAGGACGAGTTCCATGACATGCCCGAAGCCTACGAAACGTTGCTCCTGGACGTGCTCGAAGGCGATCAGACGTTGTTCGTGCACGCGGAAGAGGTGGAAGAGTCTTGGCGCGTGTACACGCCGTTGGTGGAGAATCCTCCGCCACTTCACAGCTACCCTGCGGGGACTTGGGGGCCGAAGGAAGCCGAGCACCTCCGTGTGCCGGAGGGGGACCTGTGGCGCTGA
- the pgi gene encoding glucose-6-phosphate isomerase, which yields MNLTQSRAYQALAAHHRDVADVSMRSLFAEDTRRFETMSLELDGILFDYSKHRATNETLALLIQLAEQAELGAFIERMFTGERINVTEDRAVLHTALRNRSNTPVLVDGKDVMPEVNAVLAKMRRFTEALHSGAWRGHTGKAITDIVNIGIGGSDLGPLMVTEALRPYWKPGMRAHFVSNVDGTHLAEALKLVSPETTLFTVASKTFTTQETLTNAKSARKWLLDALGDRSAVAKHFVALSTNTEAVKDFGIDPDNMFEFWDWVGGRYSLWSAIGLSIACVLGMDHFEELLAGAHETDKHFRTAPFAENVPVLMGLLGVWYANFFGAETHAILPYDQYLHRFAAYFQQGDMESNGKRVDREGKPITDYTTGPVIWGEPGTNGQHAFYQLIHQGTRLIPADFIAPAQSHNPMGEHHPILLANFFAQTEALMKGKTEEEARAELVAAGLPQDRIARLLPHKQFPGNRPTSSFLMDRVTPHRLGQLIALYEHKIFTQGMIWNVNSFDQWGVELGKQLAKKILPELGTPQPVTSHDGSTNGLINHYKKLRAERA from the coding sequence ATGAACCTCACTCAGTCTCGCGCTTACCAAGCACTGGCGGCGCATCATCGCGACGTCGCGGACGTCTCCATGCGCTCACTCTTCGCGGAAGATACCAGGCGCTTCGAGACGATGTCCCTGGAGCTCGACGGCATCCTGTTCGACTACTCCAAGCACCGCGCCACGAATGAAACCCTCGCACTGCTGATTCAGCTGGCGGAGCAAGCCGAGCTGGGCGCCTTCATCGAGCGCATGTTCACGGGTGAGAGGATCAACGTGACGGAGGACCGAGCCGTGCTCCACACGGCGCTCCGAAACCGTTCGAACACTCCCGTGTTGGTGGACGGCAAGGACGTGATGCCGGAAGTGAACGCCGTGCTGGCGAAGATGCGCCGCTTCACCGAGGCGCTGCACTCGGGCGCCTGGCGCGGCCACACCGGCAAGGCCATCACGGACATCGTCAACATCGGCATCGGCGGCTCGGATCTGGGGCCGCTGATGGTGACCGAAGCGCTCCGCCCCTACTGGAAGCCGGGCATGCGAGCCCATTTCGTGTCGAACGTGGACGGAACCCACCTAGCGGAAGCTCTGAAGCTGGTGAGCCCCGAGACCACGCTGTTCACCGTCGCCAGCAAGACGTTCACCACCCAAGAGACGCTGACCAACGCCAAGTCCGCCCGCAAATGGCTGCTCGACGCGCTGGGGGATCGCTCCGCCGTCGCCAAGCACTTCGTCGCCCTCTCCACCAACACCGAAGCCGTGAAGGACTTCGGCATCGATCCCGACAACATGTTCGAGTTCTGGGACTGGGTGGGCGGCCGCTACTCCCTGTGGTCGGCCATCGGCCTGTCCATCGCCTGCGTGCTGGGCATGGATCACTTCGAGGAGCTCCTCGCAGGCGCGCACGAGACGGACAAGCACTTCCGCACGGCGCCCTTCGCGGAGAACGTGCCGGTGCTCATGGGGCTCCTCGGCGTGTGGTACGCGAACTTCTTCGGTGCCGAGACCCACGCCATCCTGCCCTACGACCAGTACCTCCATCGCTTCGCCGCCTACTTCCAACAGGGCGACATGGAGAGCAACGGCAAGCGCGTCGATCGCGAAGGCAAGCCCATCACGGACTACACCACGGGTCCCGTGATCTGGGGCGAGCCCGGCACCAACGGGCAGCACGCTTTCTACCAGCTCATTCACCAGGGCACGCGACTGATCCCGGCGGACTTCATCGCGCCGGCGCAGAGCCACAACCCCATGGGCGAGCATCACCCGATCTTGCTCGCCAACTTCTTCGCCCAGACGGAAGCGCTGATGAAGGGCAAGACGGAAGAAGAGGCCCGCGCGGAGCTGGTGGCCGCGGGCCTGCCCCAAGACCGCATCGCTCGGCTGTTGCCGCACAAGCAGTTTCCGGGCAACCGCCCCACCAGCTCCTTCTTGATGGACCGCGTCACGCCCCACCGCTTGGGCCAGCTCATAGCCCTCTACGAGCACAAGATCTTCACCCAGGGCATGATCTGGAACGTCAACAGCTTCGACCAGTGGGGCGTGGAGCTCGGCAAACAGCTGGCCAAGAAGATCCTGCCCGAGCTCGGTACTCCACAACCCGTGACCAGCCACGACGGCTCCACCAACGGGCTCATCAACCACTACAAGAAGCTGCGCGCCGAGCGCGCCTGA
- a CDS encoding transaldolase — translation MAKSLLEQLKSMTVVVADTGDINSIERFKPRDATTNPSLISAAAQMPEYQEVVDGALSWSKERAGKGADKKRILDAAIDRLSVEFGLRILKIVPGRVSTEVDARLSFDTDKTIAKARELISQYEAAGASRERILIKIASTWEGVVAAKQLEQEGIHCNLTLLFGLHQAVACADAKVTLISPFVGRILDWHKKQTGRESYPPAQDPGVVNVTGIYRYFKHHGHATEIMGASFRNVGEIQELAGCDLLTISPKLLTQLESSEGELPRKLDPEAAKRQKIDAIAMDESTFRRMHEEDRMATEKLAEGIEGFSKAIVALEKLLEERLAKLEGSNRIVSAAKTMFSVYDLDGDGAITREEWGGTDAVFDALDRDGDGRVTPEELAAGIGAAHCLK, via the coding sequence ATGGCCAAGTCACTCTTGGAGCAACTCAAGAGCATGACTGTCGTCGTGGCGGACACCGGCGACATCAATTCCATCGAACGGTTCAAGCCCCGAGACGCGACGACCAATCCGTCGCTCATCTCCGCCGCGGCCCAGATGCCGGAGTACCAAGAGGTGGTGGATGGCGCGCTTTCCTGGTCCAAGGAGCGCGCCGGCAAGGGCGCCGACAAGAAACGGATCCTCGACGCTGCCATCGATCGTCTGAGCGTGGAGTTCGGCCTCCGCATTCTGAAGATCGTTCCCGGCCGTGTATCCACGGAGGTGGACGCCCGGCTCTCCTTCGACACGGACAAGACCATCGCCAAGGCGCGGGAGCTGATCTCGCAGTACGAAGCGGCGGGCGCCTCCCGCGAGCGCATCCTGATCAAGATCGCGTCCACCTGGGAAGGCGTGGTGGCCGCCAAGCAGCTGGAGCAGGAAGGCATCCACTGTAACCTCACGCTGCTCTTCGGGCTGCACCAAGCCGTGGCCTGCGCAGACGCGAAAGTGACGCTGATCTCCCCCTTCGTGGGTCGCATCCTGGATTGGCACAAGAAGCAGACGGGGAGAGAGAGCTATCCGCCCGCCCAGGATCCCGGCGTGGTGAACGTGACCGGCATCTACCGCTACTTCAAGCACCATGGCCACGCGACGGAGATCATGGGCGCGAGCTTCCGCAACGTCGGCGAGATTCAAGAGCTCGCCGGTTGCGACCTCTTGACCATTTCGCCCAAGCTCCTGACCCAGTTGGAGAGCAGCGAAGGCGAGCTGCCGCGAAAGCTCGATCCGGAAGCGGCCAAACGCCAGAAGATCGACGCGATCGCCATGGACGAGAGCACTTTTCGCCGCATGCACGAAGAGGATCGCATGGCGACGGAGAAGCTGGCGGAAGGCATCGAGGGGTTCTCCAAGGCCATCGTGGCGCTGGAGAAGCTCCTGGAGGAGCGCCTGGCGAAGCTCGAGGGCAGCAATCGCATCGTGTCCGCCGCCAAGACGATGTTCTCCGTCTACGACCTGGACGGCGACGGCGCCATCACCCGCGAAGAGTGGGGCGGCACCGACGCGGTGTTCGACGCCCTCGACCGCGACGGCGACGGCCGCGTCACCCCGGAAGAGCTGGCCGCCGGCATCGGCGCAGCGCATTGCTTGAAGTGA
- the pgl gene encoding 6-phosphogluconolactonase, whose protein sequence is MALKVLPDADAVARAVADRILQDAQCAAHARGAFRIALAGGSSPKPLYRLLAGQRDQVDWSVWQVFFGDERVVPPEDEKSNYRLARETFLDHVPIPPMNVHRIRGELAPAAAAEDYAATLGDQRLDVVLLGMGDDGHTASLFPGSPALDERSTTVVTSVSPVPPKDRVTLTFPVLNAARAVYFVITGEAKAERLAQMLEQRARGEPELPSARVDPADGELVIYADAPAAAKTRTPETTQ, encoded by the coding sequence GTGGCGCTGAAGGTGTTGCCGGATGCCGACGCGGTGGCTCGCGCCGTCGCGGACCGGATACTCCAAGACGCACAGTGCGCCGCGCATGCACGGGGCGCGTTTCGCATAGCGCTGGCGGGGGGAAGCTCACCCAAACCGCTGTATCGACTGCTGGCCGGCCAACGTGACCAGGTCGACTGGAGCGTTTGGCAGGTGTTCTTCGGTGACGAGCGCGTGGTCCCGCCGGAGGACGAGAAGAGCAACTACCGCTTGGCTCGGGAAACGTTCCTCGATCACGTTCCCATCCCGCCGATGAACGTTCACCGCATTCGAGGCGAGCTTGCACCGGCCGCTGCGGCGGAAGACTACGCCGCCACGCTGGGCGACCAACGGCTGGACGTCGTGCTCTTGGGCATGGGCGACGATGGACACACGGCCAGCCTGTTTCCGGGATCTCCCGCCCTGGATGAACGATCGACGACGGTGGTCACGAGCGTCAGCCCCGTTCCCCCCAAGGATCGAGTCACGCTCACGTTCCCGGTGCTGAACGCCGCCCGGGCGGTGTACTTCGTGATCACCGGCGAAGCAAAAGCGGAACGACTGGCTCAGATGCTGGAACAGCGGGCCCGCGGCGAGCCCGAGCTGCCGTCCGCGCGGGTGGACCCGGCGGACGGAGAGCTCGTCATCTACGCCGACGCGCCCGCAGCAGCCAAAACTCGGACACCGGAGACTACCCAATGA